In one window of Oncorhynchus gorbuscha isolate QuinsamMale2020 ecotype Even-year linkage group LG23, OgorEven_v1.0, whole genome shotgun sequence DNA:
- the LOC124011213 gene encoding T-cell surface antigen CD2-like: MACTLPLAFLVLHGFISISAEDSCKYYFQPGTDFTIRLNYNELSSKEITWKHNGNVIFKRKNGKFKPGKAEDILDDGSLQLKGLVSANEGTYKAEVFNSDGTSIKDQSFRLCMKEKVSKPSVEFSCSKKDVTFTCILTNTEGVTFKWRKNGEPLNGEKKKNLIIGLKELKEPDTITCSAVNEVSEETSDIIKPTCKAVLKPIDQRSLFGFDFLTMVGILAGGGGLVLLLIIITLVCCCLSRRKSQMRFEEERELRLAPLTKTQPPYHSEGQTKHPSQPEGQKQRQRPPGGAPPGSTGPRPTARASNQAEPQPRAQARGRPPQTPMDDDEEHPPPLPQPRKKGPHPSRQ, from the exons ATGGCCTGTACATTACCACTGGCATTCCTTGTCCTTCATGGATTTATCTCTATTTCGGCAGAAG ATTCATGCAAATATTATTTCCAACCTGGAACTGACTTCACCATCCGTCTTAATTACAATGAATTGAGTTCGAAAGAAATAACCTGGAAACACAATGGCAACGTTATATTTAAAAGAAAGAATGGAAAGTTCAAACCAGGCAAGGCTGAGGACATCTTAGATGATGGGTCTCTCCAACTCAAAGGCCTGGTGTCGGCAAACGAAGGTACTTACAAAGCAGAGGTGTTCAACAGTGACGGGACAAGCATCAAAGATCAGTCCTTCAGACTGTGTATGAAGG AAAAGGTCTCCAAGCCCTCCGTGGAATTCAGCTGTTCTAAAAAGGACGTCACCTTTACCTGTATCTTGACAAACACTGAGGGAGTGACTTTCAAGTGGAGAAAGAACGGAGAGCCTTTaaatggggagaaaaaaaaaaacttgatcATCGGTCTGAAAGAACTGAAAGAGCCGGACACCATCACCTGCTCTGCAGTCAATGAGGTCAGCGAGGAGACAAGTGACATCATCAAACCAACATGCAAGG CTGTCCTAAAACCGATTGATCAGCGTTCACTGTTTGGTTTTGATTTCTTGACCATGGTGGGCATCCTGGCCGGGGGAGGGGGCTTGgtactcctcctcatcatcatcaccttgGTGTGCTGTTGCCTCAGCCGACGCAAGAGCCAGATGCGCTTTGAAG AGGAAAGAGAGTTGAGACTAGCCCCCCTGACCAAGACCCAGCCTCCTTACCACTCAGAGGGCCAGACAAAGCATCCTTCTCAACCAGAGGGCCAGAAGCAAAGGCAGAGACCCCCCGGTGGGGCCCCACCTGGTTCCACCGGCCCCAGGCCCACGGCCAGAGCCTCCAACCAGGCAGAGCCCCAACCCAGAGCCCAGGCTCGAGGGAGGCCTCCACAGACACCAATGGATGACGATGAAGAGCATCCCCCACCACTACCCCAGCCCAGGAAGAAAGGCCCTCACCCCTCCAGACAATGA